CCCCAGGGGTCCAGATGTTGTGGGACCCAAACATCTGGGCAGGATGGGACCCAGGTGCCCAGATGCGGTGGGACTCAAGTGTCCAGATGTGACGGCACCCAAACATCTGGGCAGGACGGGACCTGGGTGTCCAGGAGGAGAGGACCCAAGTGTCCAGGTGGGACGGGACCTGGGTGCCCAGATGTGGTGGGACCCAGTTGTCCAGGTGGGATGGGATCCAAACATCTGGGCAGGATGGGACCCGAGCATGATGGGACCTGGGTGTCCAGATGTGATGGGACCCAGATGTCCAGGAGGATGAGACCCAGGTGGCCGGGCAGGACGGGACCCGGGTGTCCAGGCGTGATGGGACCCACACATCCAGGCGTGATGGGACCCACACATCCAGGTGGGACGGGACCCACACATCCAGGTGGGATGGGACCCGGGTGTCCAGATGTGATGGGACCCACACATCCAGGTGTGATGGGACCCACACATCCAGGTGGGACGGGACCCGGGTGTCCAGACGTGATGGGACCCACACATCCAGGCGTGATGGGACCCACACATCCAGGCGGGACAGGACCCACACATCCAGGTGGGACGGGACCCGGGTGTCCAGACGTGATGGGACCCACACATCTGAGCACGCCGCCACCCAGTCATCCAAGCGCGCCGGGACCcagaccccccctccccccccccgaatccctcccccacctcaccccttcccttccccacctcacATCTTCCCCCCGGCGAACCCCATCTCCCCCCGCGGAGAACCTCCGGCGGGGGCTTCCCTCAACGTCCCCCagtccccttctcctccccccaaCCCTTGCTCCTTCTTGGAGACGCCGGGAAGGCCGGGCGGGACCGGTAAGACCCCGGCCAACCGATGCCGTCGTTCGCAATGACCTTTGTGGCGCATGAAGCTGTCGCGCCACATGAATTTCTTGGCGCAGACGTCGCACTGGTAGGGCTTGAGGCCGGTGTGGGTCTTCATGTGCTCAGTGAGGTGGTGCTTCATCTTGAACTTCTTGTTGCAGACGGGACAGTCGAAGGGACGGAGGTTGAGGTGCATGTTGACGTGACGGTCCCTCATGCTCTTGTGGGAGAACGCTTTGCCGCAATGACACATGAAGATCTTGTTGCCgtcggccgccgccgccgtcagTTGGACGGCGCCGTGTTCCACCGGAGTTTGAGGTGGGAAGACCAAGATCTGGTTGCCTTGCATGTCCATGGGGAGGAGGGAACGAGGAGGGAAAGAACCGGGACCGCCGGCGTCTTCCAAGGTTTCGTAGGGCGAGGGGAAATCCTCGGAGGACTCGCAGAAGTTCACCTGCTCCTCCAGCTTGGGGGCGGTGGgacggggggcggcggcggcgcggggggggcccTCAGTCCCCCGGGCGGGTCCTTCCACCGGGTCCTCGTCCTCCTCGCAGGTGAGGACCAGGTCCTCCTGCAACCACTCCTGCTTGACGTAGACCCATTGCTTTTGAGGGACGATGCTGGGTTGGACGTAGAGGGGACGTCGGCCGCCTTCCCCGTCCTCGCTGCCCTCCTCCGCCTCCAGCAGGTCCCCggttcctcccttccccacctcctcgGGGACCCCCCGCGGGGGGTACTTGGGGGGCTCGGGCCCCTCGGCCGCGTCGCGGGGGCTGAAGtagttgctgctgctgggggactggTTGTCGCTGGTGCGA
The sequence above is drawn from the Ciconia boyciana chromosome 29, ASM3463844v1, whole genome shotgun sequence genome and encodes:
- the ZBTB22 gene encoding zinc finger and BTB domain-containing protein 22 codes for the protein MEASCGGGGGGGGGLVHVDFPEITSALLANLNQQRVEGKLCDISIHVQGRVFRAHRAVLAASSPYFHDQVLLKNMTSIVLPSVMDPGAFETVLGSAYTGRLSMAPEEIVNFLTVGSVLQMWHIVDKCTELLKEGRAAPGPPGPSSSSSSSSSSSSSLRAHSSRTSDNQSPSSSNYFSPRDAAEGPEPPKYPPRGVPEEVGKGGTGDLLEAEEGSEDGEGGRRPLYVQPSIVPQKQWVYVKQEWLQEDLVLTCEEDEDPVEGPARGTEGPPRAAAAPRPTAPKLEEQVNFCESSEDFPSPYETLEDAGGPGSFPPRSLLPMDMQGNQILVFPPQTPVEHGAVQLTAAAADGNKIFMCHCGKAFSHKSMRDRHVNMHLNLRPFDCPVCNKKFKMKHHLTEHMKTHTGLKPYQCDVCAKKFMWRDSFMRHKGHCERRHRLAGVLPVPPGLPGVSKKEQGLGGGEGDWGTLREAPAGGSPRGEMGFAGGKM